One Manihot esculenta cultivar AM560-2 chromosome 6, M.esculenta_v8, whole genome shotgun sequence DNA segment encodes these proteins:
- the LOC110617608 gene encoding subtilisin-like protease SBT2.6 gives MKMVQLFCSILVLLLLLPTGKPEIYIVTMDEEPVMSYRGGVPGFEPIVVDSDEKIDTTSELVTSYARHLEKKHDMLLDSLFDHGTYKKLYSYRHLINGFAVHISPEQAEILRRASGVKSLERDWKVRRLTTHTPQFLGLPTGVWPTGGGFDRAGENIVIGFVDSGIYPHHPSFATYNTDPYEPHPKYRGKCEVDPHSKKSFCNGKIIGAQHFAEAAIAAGAFNPSIDFASPLDGDGHGSHTAAIAAGNNGIPVRMHGHEFGKASGMAPRARIAVYKALYRLFGGFIADVVAAIDQAVHDGVDILSLSVGPNSPPATTKITFLNPFDATLLAAVKAGVFVAQAAGNGGPFPKTLVSYSPWITSVAAAIDDRRYKNHLTLGNGKILPGICLSASTHPNQTYTLVAANDVLLDSSVMKYSPSDCQRPEVLNKNLVKGNILLCGYSFNFVVGTASIKKVSETAKSLGAVGFVLAVENDSPGTKFDPVPVGVPGILITDVSKSMDLIDYYNISTPRDWTGRVKNFNAMGSIGDGLMPILHKSAPQVALFSARGPNIKDFSFRDADLLKPDILAPGSLIWSAWSPNGTDEPNYVGEGFAMISGTSMAAPHIAGIAALVKQKHSHWSPAAIKSALMTTSTKLDRAGRPLQAQQYSETEATKLVTATPFDYGSGHVDPRAALDPGLIFDAGYEDYLGFLCTTPGIDAHEIKNYTNSPCNYTMGHPSNFNTPSITVSHLVKTQTVTRTVTNVAGEETYVITARMQPSVAIDVTPSAMTLKPGASRKFSVSLTVRSVTGTYSFGEILMKGSRGHKVRIPVVAMGYWR, from the exons TGAATTGGTCACATCCTATGCCCGGCATCTTGAAAAGAAACACGATATGCTTCTTGATTCATTGTTTGACCATGGAACGTACAAGAAACTGTACAGCTATAGACATCTTATAAATGGTTTTGCTGTCCATATATCCCCTGAACAG GCAGAAATCCTAAGGCGTGCCTCAGGTGTGAAATCATTGGAGAGAGATTGGAAGGTGAGGAgactcacaacacatactccTCAGTTCTTGGGGCTTCCAACTGGAGTTTGGCCAACAGGAGGTGGATTTGACAGGGCTGGAGAGAACATTGTGATCGGATTTGTTGACTCTGGGATCTATCCACACCATCCAAGCTTTGCAACATACAACACTGATCCATATGAGCCGCATCCAAAGTACAGAGGAAAATGTGAAGTTGATCCTCATTCTAAGAAAAGCTTTTGCAATGGAAAGATTATTGGAGCCCAACATTTTGCTGAAGCAGCTATAGCAGCTGGGGCCTTCAACCCTTCTATTGATTTTGCTTCTCCCTTGGATGGTGATGGACATGGAAG CCATACAGCTGCTATCGCTGCTGGAAATAATGGTATTCCTGTGAGAATGCATGGCCATGAATTTGGGAAAGCAAGTGGAATGGCTCCTCGTGCTAG GATTGCTGTGTATAAGGCTCTCTACAGGCTTTTTGGAGGCTTTATTGCGGATGTAGTAGCTGCTATTGATCAG GCTGTTCATGATGGAGTTGATATACTCAGCCTCTCCGTGGGTCCTAACAGTCCTCCAGCAACCACCAAGATAACATTCTTAAATCCCTTTGACGCCACCCTTCTTGCAGCTGTGAAAGCAGGTGTCTTTGTTGCACAGGCAGCTGGTAATGGAGGTCCCTTCCCTAAAACCTTGGTTTCTTATAGTCCCTGGATAACATCTGTAGCAGCTGCAATTGATGATCGGAGATACAAGAACCATCTAACCCTGGGAAATGGAAAAATCTTACCTGGAATTTGTTTGTCAG CCTCTACACATCCGAATCAAACATACACCTTGGTCGCTGCAAATGATGTACTACTAGATTCTTCAGTGATGAAGTACAGTCCTTCAGACTGCCAGAGACCAGAAGTGTTGAACAAAAACTTGGTTAAGGGGAATATACTTCTTTGTGGCTATTCCTTCAATTTTGTTGTTGGCACTGCATCTATAAAAAAGGTTTCAGAAACAGCCAAGAGTCTCGGTGCAGTTGGATTTGTTCTTGCTGTGGAAAATGATTCTCCAGGAACAAAGTTTGATCCTGTCCCTGTTGGTGTTCCTGGGATTCTCATTACGGATGTTTCTAAATCAATG GATCTTATAGATTATTACAACATTTCTACACCTAGAGATTGGACTGGACGAGTGAAAAACTTCAATGCTATGGGGAGCATTGGTGATGGGTTGATGCCTATACTCCACAAATCAGCACCACAGGTGGCATTATTCTCTGCTCGAGGGCCCAACataaaagatttcagcttcCGAGATGCTGATCTTCTTAAACCAGATATTTTAGCTCCTGGATCTCTGATTTGGTCTGCTTGGTCACCAAATGGAACAGATGAGCCAAATTATGTTG GAGAAGGATTTGCTATGATATCTGGAACGAGTATGGCTGCACCCCATATAGCAGGGATAGCTGCTCTTGTGAAGCAGAAACATTCTCATTGGAGTCCTGCTGCCATCAAATCAGCCTTAATGACAACATCAACAAAGCTGGACAGAGCAGGAAGACCTCTTCAAGCACAACAGTACTCTGAAACCGAAGCCACGAAGCTGGTCACAGCTACCCCTTTTGATTACGGAAGTGGTCATGTTGATCCAAGGGCTGCTCTGGATCCAGGACTCATCTTTGATGCAG GTTATGAGGATTACTTGGGGTTCTTGTGCACAACACCCGGCATTGATGCCCATGAGATTAAGAACTATACAAACTCTCCTTGCAACTACACCATGGGACATCCATCAAATTTCAACACCCCATCAATCACAGTATCCCATCTAGTGAAAACTCAAACAGTTACTCGCACGGTCACAAATGTTGCTGGGGAAGAAACCTATGTGATCACAGCGAGAATGCAACCATCTGTTGCCATTGACGTTACCCCTTCAGCAATGACTCTAAAACCTGGTGCATCTCGGAAGTTCTCTGTCAGCCTTACTGTTCGATCGGTGACCGGAACATATAGCTTCGGAGAAATTCTAATGAAAGGCAGCCGAGGGCACAAAGTAAGAATCCCAGTGGTGGCTATGGGATACTGGCGATAG